The genomic stretch GAATGCTTTAAAGCTATCTCAATACGAATAAATGATACAGGTAGAGCTTTAGCCTTTTTGCTAGATCAATTTTTATTCAATTTTATCCTTTCTTTCTTACAGGCTGCTACTACTTATCGAAAAGATTAAAAACAGAAATAACAAATAAGCTATCTACACATGGGAATAGGAGGACCAATACTGAATTTTATAGGAGCAGTAGTAAGATGGATATATGGAACCTTATGGAGAACTATTGCCCAAAAACCAAAATTCAAATTTCGCGAGTATTTATATGGTCCTGAAAATTCGGACGACTGGTACGATCTAACAGGGCACTGCTTTGTGAATAAAATTGTTGCTTTGGGTGCTATAGTTCTAATTTTACTATTAAGGTTTTGGCATTAAAATCAGCGATCCATCCATAATCTCCAACTTCTGCTACAAAACATAAAATAGGGCCCTACTATCGCTAGTAGGGTCTCCGCTTACGCTTTAGCATCCTCTCTTCGCTGAGCAAACACCTCCTGTGTCAGCTGCCAGCTTTTACCTCCATCGGCAGAAACATAAGCCTCCCACTTAAACGTACTCTCGGTAATATCCCTAAATAGCCATTTTGAGATTAAAGGTTTCTCGCCTAGGGGAATCTCCAAATGAACTATCTGGCTACCCTCAACCATCATCCTCAAAATATTGAATTGCGGGTTAACGGCACCTATCCAAGCAGCCTTAACGCAATCTTCCCCTTTGTCATAAAAGCGGATGGTGGTTCCATACTGCCCTAACGGATACTCACCCGTTCCTCGGTGAACCACGCTAGGGCAAATCCAGCTATCCTGTACGGCTTTTCCTTCTAATACCCATGCAAAGTGCCACTCGCCAGGAACATTCCAGGTGCTACCATCCTCCTTATGTCCCACCCAATCGAAATCCCATGCACCAATAAGCGGTTCATACGCCTTTAGTAAAGGATAGATTTCGGGATGAGGAGCCTTTGCTACCAACGTTTCGATAAAATGCCTATTCATTATGCTTAATGGTTAAGTAAAACAGCAAGTAGAGCTAAAATATTCGTACTTCTAATATCAATAAGCTTACGGTATTGCCCTACCAGCCGCTACCTTAAGCCTTTTGGCAAATAGCCATTTACATGTTTAACAACACACAATGCAAACGCAAACGTTACCGCAATCGAATCCGCAAACGTTAGCTACGATTCTTTCTAAGAAATGGCAGCAAACACATAGACATCAATTGACATTAACAAGAAAACGACATAATTTTAACTTACATTAATTCCAAGACTTCAAATATAGTATCTTATAACCAAGTATAGCACAGCGTGCGGCTATCAAGCCAACCGTTTTGCTAGTTAAACCTCGTAAACATGAAAAGAAATCAGAATCGCTTTTTCCGGCTAGTAGTAGCATTGAGCCTAACGGTTCTGCTACTTGGAGGATGCAACAAAGAGCAGCCCATCAACGATGCTAAGCAGAGCAGCGCCACCGCCATCGTCAAAAATGGGAATTACCTCAAAACAACCACCAATGCGAGCGTAATGATGCAGGCCTTCTACTGGGATGTTCCTGCTGGCGGAACCTGGTGGGATGCCCTAAGCACAAAAGTTGACGATTGGAGCGCTGTCGGCATTAACGCCATATGGCTTCCACCTGCATCGAAAGCGCAAAATGGCGCTTACTCCATGGGTTACGATCCCTTCGACTACTACGACTTTGGACAGTACTTCCAGATGGGATCAACCGAAACGCGCTTTGGATCAAAAACCGAGCTGCAAAACCTAATTAGCACTGCGCATCAGTATGGGCTAAAGGTTTACGCCGATATTGTTATTAACCACAACAGCGGCGGTGCATCGGAGGCAAATCCATACACCAATACCAGCACATGGACCAGCTTTACCCCTGCCTCCGGACTCTTTACCCGCACCGCCAGCGACTTCCATCCAAACAGCTTCGACCAAAGCGACCTTGGGGCATTTGGAGGCTATCCCGATTTATGCCACAACAACCCTCACGTACAAGATTGGCTGTGGAAGCTACCCAACTCCGTTGCCAAATACTACAAAAATGTAATGGGTTTCGACGGCTGGCGATTCGACTATGTGAAAGGATACGAGCCATGGGTTGTGCGCGAATGGAACAATGCTGCAGGAGGATTTTCTGTTGGCGAACTTTGGGATAGCAACGTCGACTACCTAAACTGGTGGGCCAACGAAGCCAACTCGTCAGTTTTCGACTTTGCATGCTACTACGCCATGAACGATGCCTTTGATGGGAACGACCTCACCAAACTCAATAGAGACATGATGTGGAAAAGAAACCCATTCCGTGCGGTAACCTTTGTCACCAACCACGATACCGACGAGATATGGAACAAGCTACTTGCCTATGCCTACATCCTTACCCACGAAGGCTACCCCTGTATCTTCTACCGCGACTACGAGGAGTGGTTAAATAAGGATCAAATGAACAACCTGATTTGGATTCACAACAATTTGGCAGGCGGTTCTACCAATATTCTTTACGCCGACAACGATGAGTATGTTGCCCGTCGTAACGGATACAACAATGCAGGGTTGGTGGTGTACATCAACAATGCAGATACCTGGCAGGAACGCTGGGTTGAGACAAACTGGTCGAATACCCGCATAAAAGATTACACAGGACACTCGAACTGGGAACCTGTAACCCAAAGCGGTAAATGGGTAAAGGTGCAAGCACCGCCCAAAAGCTACACCGTTTGGTCGGTAAAGTAGCACCATAAAACAAGCAATCCGCTATACTTCAGCGTTAGTATAGCGGATTGCCTTTTGAAAATAAAAAGTTACCCATTTAGGGCTATTATACGTAGCCGTTCTTCATCTACAATCTCAACTTGCTTTCCCGATAGTACAATCAAGCCATCCTTCGCCAACCAAGCCAGCGAGAGGTTTACGCTTTCCTTCGAGAATCCAACCACCTCGGCCAACTCTAGCCGCGTAAGGGGTAGCGCATACTTGGCGCTCCCAAAATGCTTCATAAACTCGAGCAAGGTAAGCGCAATTGCCCCCAGCGAGTTTTTGGTATTCTTACGGGTTAGCTCGCCCACCATCTCCTTAGTCATAAGCGACATTAGGTGAACCATGCGGCTGGCAAACTCGCCGTTGCTGCGGATGAGCCCATCCACCACATGCTTATCTATTAAGCTAACCTCCGAATCGACCAGCGCAACCACCGAAAAATCGACCTGCCGCTCCACAAACGAGCACATTAGTCCCACAAAGGCCTTTGCAGATACAATGCTAATGGTTGTATTTTGGTTGTCGGTAGCCACATCGAGCTTCACTATCCCCTTCTCGAGGAATAGAATGCTGGACATAGCAAACCCCTGCTTTACAATTGTCTCCCCTTTGGTATACCTTACGGTGGTGATGCTGCCAAACAGCTCCGCACGCTGGCTATCGCTGAGCGCATCAAAGCAGTATTGGGCATCGCACTTGCATGGATTCATAGGCATAGTTTATAGAACAACGTAAAATTACACATTTAAAGAGGTAATACTACACCTTTATGGGTATAAAACTGGTTGACCGATTTCTTTTAAAGCCAAGCGCAAGATGCTAGGTTTGCCTACAACTAAAACACTAAAGTTATGGCCGATCTTAGATTTAGAATAAGCGCAAATAGCGAAACACCAACCAAAACGGTAGTAAAGGCTCGCAACTTCCAAATTACCATCGACGAACCCGCCGATTTAGGAGGCAGCGACTCGGCAGCCAACCCCGTAGAGTATGTGCTAGCCGCCTTTGCTGGCTGCCTCAACGTTATGGCGCACGTGGTTGCCCGCGAGCTGGGCTTTACGCTTCGCAACGTAACCATCGACATTGCAGGCACGCTTAACCCCGAAAAGCTGTTTGGACAACCTACCGAAGACCGTGCCGGATATAAGGAAATAACAGTAAAGATGAAGCCAGATTGCGATGCCGATCCAGAAACCCTACAAAAATGGCTTGAGGCAATTGGCGAACGCTGTCCGGTTTGCGATAACCTAAAAAACCCAACACCCGTTAAGCTGGCATTGGGCAAATGCTAAGAAGCACTATTAACCTTGAAACACGCAAAAGGCCGCAATACAACTTGCGGCCTTTTGCGTGTAATATAGCAAACGGAAAGCGCACATATCCTAACCCACACAAGACTGTCGATATACAATCCCAAATCGGAGTATAGCCTAAACACCTCAAGCTTCTTGTAAAGTAAATATGGCTACAGCCACAAAAAAGTACCGCTACCATGGTAACAAAATGCTCCATCTGTTGCTACATTGCGCAAATTCGATTTTAAAACAGATAAAATAAGCAAGATGGTAACCAAGCACACCTCAATCCCCGAGCAATCGGTTCTAAAGCACGAAGAACCTCAATACTCCTACATCGACAGCTTTAGAGGAGTAGCACAAATAGGGCAGCAACCAGTAAGCGTAGACAACGTTGCCAACCTATTTCTAACAGCAGGTCCCAAATGGGCTGATACGCTAATGAATATTAGAGATAAAGTAGCTGGCTTGTTTGGACTAAAAACCTCCAAGCAAATGGGCGACGGGCAAAACCAGACAAAAGTAGTTCAGTACGAGGTAGGGCAACAGATGGGCATCTTTAAGGTGGTAGAGAAAACTGAAAATGAAATCATACTCGGCGAAGAGGACAAGCATTTAAACTTTAAGGTATCCCTACTGCTCGAAACCGTCGCACAAGCCCCCAACACC from Alistipes sp. ZOR0009 encodes the following:
- a CDS encoding alpha-amylase, with translation MKRNQNRFFRLVVALSLTVLLLGGCNKEQPINDAKQSSATAIVKNGNYLKTTTNASVMMQAFYWDVPAGGTWWDALSTKVDDWSAVGINAIWLPPASKAQNGAYSMGYDPFDYYDFGQYFQMGSTETRFGSKTELQNLISTAHQYGLKVYADIVINHNSGGASEANPYTNTSTWTSFTPASGLFTRTASDFHPNSFDQSDLGAFGGYPDLCHNNPHVQDWLWKLPNSVAKYYKNVMGFDGWRFDYVKGYEPWVVREWNNAAGGFSVGELWDSNVDYLNWWANEANSSVFDFACYYAMNDAFDGNDLTKLNRDMMWKRNPFRAVTFVTNHDTDEIWNKLLAYAYILTHEGYPCIFYRDYEEWLNKDQMNNLIWIHNNLAGGSTNILYADNDEYVARRNGYNNAGLVVYINNADTWQERWVETNWSNTRIKDYTGHSNWEPVTQSGKWVKVQAPPKSYTVWSVK
- a CDS encoding Crp/Fnr family transcriptional regulator is translated as MNPCKCDAQYCFDALSDSQRAELFGSITTVRYTKGETIVKQGFAMSSILFLEKGIVKLDVATDNQNTTISIVSAKAFVGLMCSFVERQVDFSVVALVDSEVSLIDKHVVDGLIRSNGEFASRMVHLMSLMTKEMVGELTRKNTKNSLGAIALTLLEFMKHFGSAKYALPLTRLELAEVVGFSKESVNLSLAWLAKDGLIVLSGKQVEIVDEERLRIIALNG
- a CDS encoding OsmC family protein; this translates as MADLRFRISANSETPTKTVVKARNFQITIDEPADLGGSDSAANPVEYVLAAFAGCLNVMAHVVARELGFTLRNVTIDIAGTLNPEKLFGQPTEDRAGYKEITVKMKPDCDADPETLQKWLEAIGERCPVCDNLKNPTPVKLALGKC
- a CDS encoding DUF2867 domain-containing protein codes for the protein MVTKHTSIPEQSVLKHEEPQYSYIDSFRGVAQIGQQPVSVDNVANLFLTAGPKWADTLMNIRDKVAGLFGLKTSKQMGDGQNQTKVVQYEVGQQMGIFKVVEKTENEIILGEEDKHLNFKVSLLLETVAQAPNTKQISITTAVKFNNFFGKAYFFPVKPVHGMIVKISLKNIIKQIESGI